The following coding sequences are from one Salvia hispanica cultivar TCC Black 2014 chromosome 3, UniMelb_Shisp_WGS_1.0, whole genome shotgun sequence window:
- the LOC125215211 gene encoding cyclin-dependent kinase G-2-like isoform X4 yields the protein MAAGRHGGYRDNEFRDRETDYGTTRKEIGSLNGEYERGRKGSRDFDRGQIRGRDSLEYRDRVRRRGVGEREMRNGGHRSTSSRSDSGSSGGGPRRCGYAVRPVDREPGELSSDGSDGATEAEIQCNKETDVTILDNQRQLSPIQNKKRKFSPIVWDRDDKDATRSVRSTKVLESSNLPPLPPPPPLPVPLKSNSIHDDVEQTSLVQDNGVHVSGGPPSDIDSLPYVSELPGMIDSSLPKEEDRVNDMIAETNDENDYVPRTITSSRWANDAESPSDEGEISDYEDSWKTKRKSESESAEAKVGRKSISPELGECSEGTKVWSLGSDERVRSSSRDSYNDTIDKNGYMEVDDDQNIVFSDASHSGTESDDDVGSHGTPEQVHPPQRSFNMLHGCRSVDEFERLNRIDEGTYGIVFRAKDKKTGEVVALKKVKMDREREGFPLTSLREINILLSIHHPSIVDVKEVVVGSNLDSIYMVMEYMEHDLKGLMETMKQPYSQSEVKCLMLQLLEGIKYLHDNWVLHRDLKTSNLLLNNCGDLKICDFGLARQYGSPLKPYTSLVVTLWYRAPELLLGAKQYSTAIDMWSLGCIMAELLSKEPLFNGKSEVEQLDKIFKILGTPNETIWPGLSDLPGAKVQPFAQEISCDIFYRDTCTI from the exons ATGGCCGCTGGAAGGCACGGGGGTTATAGAGACAATGAATTCAGAGACCGTGAGACAGATTATGGAACAACGAGGAAGGAAATTGGCTCTTTAAATGGAGAATATGAGCGGGGCAGGAAAGGTAGTCGAGATTTTGATAGGGGTCAGATCCGTGGTCGAGACAGTCTCGAGTATCGAGATAGGGTCAGGCGAAGAGGTGTTGGAGAAAGGGAGATGAGGAATGGTGGACATCGCTCTACTTCTAGCAGGAGTGATTCAGGAAGTAGTGGTGGCGGGCCTAGGAGGTGTGGGTATGCAGTTCGCCCTGTGGATCGAGAGCCCGGGGAACTGTCTAGTGATGGATCTGATGGTGCTACTGAGGCTGAAATTCAATGCAATAAAGAAACAGATGTTACAATATTGGATAATCAGAGACAGTTGTCACCTATTCAAAATAAGAAGAGGAAGTTTTCCCCAATTGTTTGGGACAGAGATGATAAGGATGCCACTCGATCAGTCAGAAGCACAAAAGTGTTGGAAAGTAGTAACTTGccgccactaccaccaccTCCTCCTTTGCCTGTTCCCCTTAAGTCTAACTCTATACATGATGATGTGGAACAGACTTCACTGGTTCAAGACAATGGTGTTCATGTTTCTGGGGGCCCACCTTCAGACATTGATTCACTGCCTTACGTGTCAGAATTGCCTGGCATGATAGATTCTTCATTACCCAAAGAAGAAGACAGGGTCAATGACATGATAGCAGAGACAAATGATGAAAATGACTATGTGCCACGGACTATAACATCATCCCGATGGGCAAATGATGCTGAGTCGCCATCTGACGAAGGTGAGATTTCTGATTATGAAGACAGCTGGAAGACGAAGAGGAAGTCTGAATCTGAATCAGCTGAAGCAAAAGTAGGAAGGAAGTCAATTAGTCCTGAGCTTGGAGAATGTTCTGAAGGAACAAAGGTATGGTCATTGGGTTCAGATGAACGTGTAAGGTCTTCCAGTAGAGATAGTTACAATGACACCATTGATAAGAATGGCTACATGGAAGTAGATGATGatcaaaatattgtttttagtgATGCTAGCCATTCTGGCACCGAATCAGATGATGATGTTGGCTCTCATGGCACACCAGAGCAAGTCCATCCTCCACAGAGGAGCTTCAATATGCTTCATGGTTGCAGAAGTGTTGATGAGTTTGAACGACTGAATAGGATTGATGAAGGAACATATGGGATTGTTTTCAGAGCCAAGGACAAGAAAACTGGAGAAGTTGTGGCTCTGAAGAAGGTCAAGATGGATAGGGAGAGAGAAGGGTTTCCTTTGACTTCTCttagagaaataaatattcttcTCTCTATTCATCAcccatccattgtggatgttAAAGAAGTTGTTGTAGGGAGCAACCTTGACAGTATATATATGGTCATGGAGTACATGGAACATGACCTCAAAGGATTGATGGAGACAATGAAACAACCTTATAGTCAAAGTGAGGTTAAATGCCTGATGCTTCAGCTTTTAGAGGGGATCAAGTATCTTCATGATAATTGGGTTCTGCACCGTGATCTGAAAACTTCAAATCTTCTTTTGAATAACTGTGGTGATTTGAAGATCTGTGACTTTGGACTGGCCCGTCAATATGGAAGTCCTCTGAAACCATATACTTCCCTGGTCGTGACTTTGTGGTACAG GGCACCAGAACTTCTATTAGGAGCAAAACAATACTCCACGGCAATTGATATGTGGTCGTTAGGGTGTATTATGGCTGAGCTACTGTCAAAAGAACCTTTGTTCAATGGGAAGTCAGAGGTTGAGCAGCTTGACAAG ATATTCAAGATTCTTGGAACTCCCAATGAGACAATATGGCCTGGGCTTTCTGACCTCCCTGGTGCGAAG
- the LOC125215211 gene encoding cyclin-dependent kinase G-2-like isoform X2 codes for MAAGRHGGYRDNEFRDRETDYGTTRKEIGSLNGEYERGRKGSRDFDRGQIRGRDSLEYRDRVRRRGVGEREMRNGGHRSTSSRSDSGSSGGGPRRCGYAVRPVDREPGELSSDGSDGATEAEIQCNKETDVTILDNQRQLSPIQNKKRKFSPIVWDRDDKDATRSVRSTKVLESSNLPPLPPPPPLPVPLKSNSIHDDVEQTSLVQDNGVHVSGGPPSDIDSLPYVSELPGMIDSSLPKEEDRVNDMIAETNDENDYVPRTITSSRWANDAESPSDEGEISDYEDSWKTKRKSESESAEAKVGRKSISPELGECSEGTKVWSLGSDERVRSSSRDSYNDTIDKNGYMEVDDDQNIVFSDASHSGTESDDDVGSHGTPEQVHPPQRSFNMLHGCRSVDEFERLNRIDEGTYGIVFRAKDKKTGEVVALKKVKMDREREGFPLTSLREINILLSIHHPSIVDVKEVVVGSNLDSIYMVMEYMEHDLKGLMETMKQPYSQSEVKCLMLQLLEGIKYLHDNWVLHRDLKTSNLLLNNCGDLKICDFGLARQYGSPLKPYTSLVVTLWYRAPELLLGAKQYSTAIDMWSLGCIMAELLSKEPLFNGKSEVEQLDKIFKILGTPNETIWPGLSDLPGAKVNFAKHKRPALGESGWLSCFLVQPFAQEISCDIFYRDTCTI; via the exons ATGGCCGCTGGAAGGCACGGGGGTTATAGAGACAATGAATTCAGAGACCGTGAGACAGATTATGGAACAACGAGGAAGGAAATTGGCTCTTTAAATGGAGAATATGAGCGGGGCAGGAAAGGTAGTCGAGATTTTGATAGGGGTCAGATCCGTGGTCGAGACAGTCTCGAGTATCGAGATAGGGTCAGGCGAAGAGGTGTTGGAGAAAGGGAGATGAGGAATGGTGGACATCGCTCTACTTCTAGCAGGAGTGATTCAGGAAGTAGTGGTGGCGGGCCTAGGAGGTGTGGGTATGCAGTTCGCCCTGTGGATCGAGAGCCCGGGGAACTGTCTAGTGATGGATCTGATGGTGCTACTGAGGCTGAAATTCAATGCAATAAAGAAACAGATGTTACAATATTGGATAATCAGAGACAGTTGTCACCTATTCAAAATAAGAAGAGGAAGTTTTCCCCAATTGTTTGGGACAGAGATGATAAGGATGCCACTCGATCAGTCAGAAGCACAAAAGTGTTGGAAAGTAGTAACTTGccgccactaccaccaccTCCTCCTTTGCCTGTTCCCCTTAAGTCTAACTCTATACATGATGATGTGGAACAGACTTCACTGGTTCAAGACAATGGTGTTCATGTTTCTGGGGGCCCACCTTCAGACATTGATTCACTGCCTTACGTGTCAGAATTGCCTGGCATGATAGATTCTTCATTACCCAAAGAAGAAGACAGGGTCAATGACATGATAGCAGAGACAAATGATGAAAATGACTATGTGCCACGGACTATAACATCATCCCGATGGGCAAATGATGCTGAGTCGCCATCTGACGAAGGTGAGATTTCTGATTATGAAGACAGCTGGAAGACGAAGAGGAAGTCTGAATCTGAATCAGCTGAAGCAAAAGTAGGAAGGAAGTCAATTAGTCCTGAGCTTGGAGAATGTTCTGAAGGAACAAAGGTATGGTCATTGGGTTCAGATGAACGTGTAAGGTCTTCCAGTAGAGATAGTTACAATGACACCATTGATAAGAATGGCTACATGGAAGTAGATGATGatcaaaatattgtttttagtgATGCTAGCCATTCTGGCACCGAATCAGATGATGATGTTGGCTCTCATGGCACACCAGAGCAAGTCCATCCTCCACAGAGGAGCTTCAATATGCTTCATGGTTGCAGAAGTGTTGATGAGTTTGAACGACTGAATAGGATTGATGAAGGAACATATGGGATTGTTTTCAGAGCCAAGGACAAGAAAACTGGAGAAGTTGTGGCTCTGAAGAAGGTCAAGATGGATAGGGAGAGAGAAGGGTTTCCTTTGACTTCTCttagagaaataaatattcttcTCTCTATTCATCAcccatccattgtggatgttAAAGAAGTTGTTGTAGGGAGCAACCTTGACAGTATATATATGGTCATGGAGTACATGGAACATGACCTCAAAGGATTGATGGAGACAATGAAACAACCTTATAGTCAAAGTGAGGTTAAATGCCTGATGCTTCAGCTTTTAGAGGGGATCAAGTATCTTCATGATAATTGGGTTCTGCACCGTGATCTGAAAACTTCAAATCTTCTTTTGAATAACTGTGGTGATTTGAAGATCTGTGACTTTGGACTGGCCCGTCAATATGGAAGTCCTCTGAAACCATATACTTCCCTGGTCGTGACTTTGTGGTACAG GGCACCAGAACTTCTATTAGGAGCAAAACAATACTCCACGGCAATTGATATGTGGTCGTTAGGGTGTATTATGGCTGAGCTACTGTCAAAAGAACCTTTGTTCAATGGGAAGTCAGAGGTTGAGCAGCTTGACAAG ATATTCAAGATTCTTGGAACTCCCAATGAGACAATATGGCCTGGGCTTTCTGACCTCCCTGGTGCGAAGGTGAACTTCGCCAAGCACAA GCGTCCAGCTTTGGGTGAATCTGGCTGGCTTTCGTGCTTCT
- the LOC125215211 gene encoding cyclin-dependent kinase G-2-like isoform X3 — protein sequence MAAGRHGGYRDNEFRDRETDYGTTRKEIGSLNGEYERGRKGSRDFDRGQIRGRDSLEYRDRVRRRGVGEREMRNGGHRSTSSRSDSGSSGGGPRRCGYAVRPVDREPGELSSDGSDGATEAEIQCNKETDVTILDNQRQLSPIQNKKRKFSPIVWDRDDKDATRSVRSTKVLESSNLPPLPPPPPLPVPLKSNSIHDDVEQTSLVQDNGVHVSGGPPSDIDSLPYVSELPGMIDSSLPKEEDRVNDMIAETNDENDYVPRTITSSRWANDAESPSDEGEISDYEDSWKTKRKSESESAEAKVGRKSISPELGECSEGTKVWSLGSDERVRSSSRDSYNDTIDKNGYMEVDDDQNIVFSDASHSGTESDDDVGSHGTPEQVHPPQRSFNMLHGCRSVDEFERLNRIDEGTYGIVFRAKDKKTGEVVALKKVKMDREREGFPLTSLREINILLSIHHPSIVDVKEVVVGSNLDSIYMVMEYMEHDLKGLMETMKQPYSQSEVKCLMLQLLEGIKYLHDNWVLHRDLKTSNLLLNNCGDLKICDFGLARQYGSPLKPYTSLVVTLWYRAPELLLGAKQYSTAIDMWSLGCIMAELLSKEPLFNGKSEVEQLDKIFKILGTPNETIWPGLSDLPGAKVNFAKHKRPALGTTFCARNFLRHLLQGHLYYLMLDLTF from the exons ATGGCCGCTGGAAGGCACGGGGGTTATAGAGACAATGAATTCAGAGACCGTGAGACAGATTATGGAACAACGAGGAAGGAAATTGGCTCTTTAAATGGAGAATATGAGCGGGGCAGGAAAGGTAGTCGAGATTTTGATAGGGGTCAGATCCGTGGTCGAGACAGTCTCGAGTATCGAGATAGGGTCAGGCGAAGAGGTGTTGGAGAAAGGGAGATGAGGAATGGTGGACATCGCTCTACTTCTAGCAGGAGTGATTCAGGAAGTAGTGGTGGCGGGCCTAGGAGGTGTGGGTATGCAGTTCGCCCTGTGGATCGAGAGCCCGGGGAACTGTCTAGTGATGGATCTGATGGTGCTACTGAGGCTGAAATTCAATGCAATAAAGAAACAGATGTTACAATATTGGATAATCAGAGACAGTTGTCACCTATTCAAAATAAGAAGAGGAAGTTTTCCCCAATTGTTTGGGACAGAGATGATAAGGATGCCACTCGATCAGTCAGAAGCACAAAAGTGTTGGAAAGTAGTAACTTGccgccactaccaccaccTCCTCCTTTGCCTGTTCCCCTTAAGTCTAACTCTATACATGATGATGTGGAACAGACTTCACTGGTTCAAGACAATGGTGTTCATGTTTCTGGGGGCCCACCTTCAGACATTGATTCACTGCCTTACGTGTCAGAATTGCCTGGCATGATAGATTCTTCATTACCCAAAGAAGAAGACAGGGTCAATGACATGATAGCAGAGACAAATGATGAAAATGACTATGTGCCACGGACTATAACATCATCCCGATGGGCAAATGATGCTGAGTCGCCATCTGACGAAGGTGAGATTTCTGATTATGAAGACAGCTGGAAGACGAAGAGGAAGTCTGAATCTGAATCAGCTGAAGCAAAAGTAGGAAGGAAGTCAATTAGTCCTGAGCTTGGAGAATGTTCTGAAGGAACAAAGGTATGGTCATTGGGTTCAGATGAACGTGTAAGGTCTTCCAGTAGAGATAGTTACAATGACACCATTGATAAGAATGGCTACATGGAAGTAGATGATGatcaaaatattgtttttagtgATGCTAGCCATTCTGGCACCGAATCAGATGATGATGTTGGCTCTCATGGCACACCAGAGCAAGTCCATCCTCCACAGAGGAGCTTCAATATGCTTCATGGTTGCAGAAGTGTTGATGAGTTTGAACGACTGAATAGGATTGATGAAGGAACATATGGGATTGTTTTCAGAGCCAAGGACAAGAAAACTGGAGAAGTTGTGGCTCTGAAGAAGGTCAAGATGGATAGGGAGAGAGAAGGGTTTCCTTTGACTTCTCttagagaaataaatattcttcTCTCTATTCATCAcccatccattgtggatgttAAAGAAGTTGTTGTAGGGAGCAACCTTGACAGTATATATATGGTCATGGAGTACATGGAACATGACCTCAAAGGATTGATGGAGACAATGAAACAACCTTATAGTCAAAGTGAGGTTAAATGCCTGATGCTTCAGCTTTTAGAGGGGATCAAGTATCTTCATGATAATTGGGTTCTGCACCGTGATCTGAAAACTTCAAATCTTCTTTTGAATAACTGTGGTGATTTGAAGATCTGTGACTTTGGACTGGCCCGTCAATATGGAAGTCCTCTGAAACCATATACTTCCCTGGTCGTGACTTTGTGGTACAG GGCACCAGAACTTCTATTAGGAGCAAAACAATACTCCACGGCAATTGATATGTGGTCGTTAGGGTGTATTATGGCTGAGCTACTGTCAAAAGAACCTTTGTTCAATGGGAAGTCAGAGGTTGAGCAGCTTGACAAG ATATTCAAGATTCTTGGAACTCCCAATGAGACAATATGGCCTGGGCTTTCTGACCTCCCTGGTGCGAAGGTGAACTTCGCCAAGCACAA GCGTCCAGCTTTGG
- the LOC125211067 gene encoding remorin: MRSIEDKGCLTQEAAAGGASCMSFEFKSNGLTLTRSASHHHRTSLGKPTPSKWDDAQKWLVNLSRGEKNPTKASPRNSNADDRRLIAPPVPKKDYPSEDEEDEEGANASSGVDQFDVETKNVDCDESVWRINRPASSCKSVVRSICVRDMGTEMTPMASQEPSRTATPIRATTPAARSPVSSGTSTPARGQNGVMAVENGQPVASPVDRRGEGLDGVDVLENKTDDQSSKTNPLETRAAAWDEAERAKYMARFKREEVKIQAWENHQKRKAEMQMRKVEVKAERLKSRAQEKCTNKLAATRRIAEEKRANAEADLNEKAVKTSQRADYIRRTGHLPSSFSFTFKLPSLCW; this comes from the exons ATGAGATCCATAGAGGATAAAGGGTGCTTGACACAAGAAGCTGCAGCTGGTGGTGCTAGTTGTATGAGCTTCGAGTTCAAGAGCAACGGCCTCACACTCACTCGTAGCGCTTCCCACCATCATCGAACGTCCTTAGGAAAGCCCACTCCATCGAAATGGGACGACGCCCAGAAGTGGCTCGTCAATCTCTCCAGAGGGGAGAAGAATCCCACCAAGGCCTCTCCACGGAACTCCAATGCCGATGACCGGAGACTGATAGCCCCTCCCGTTCCCAAGAAGGACTACCCGAGCGAGGATGAGGAGGACGAGGAGGGGGCGAACGCCTCGAGTGGCGTTGATCAGTTTGATGTGGAGACGAAGAATGTGGACTGTGATGAGTCTGTGTGGAGGATCAATAGGCCTGCTAGTAGTTGCAAATCGGTCGTTAGGTCGATTTGTGTGAGGGATATGGGGACCGAGATGACGCCCATGGCGAGCCAGGAGCCGTCTAGGACAGCCACCCCGATCAGGGCCACCACCCCGGCTGCAAGAAGCCCTGTTTCTTCAGGGACCTCGACTCCGGCCAGGGGCCAGAATGGGGTGATGGCGGTTGAGAATGGCCAGCCCGTTGCATCTCCCGTTGACAGGAGAGGAGAAGGGCTTGATGGCGTGGACGTGCTGGAAAATAAAACGGATGATCAGTCTAGTAAGACGAATCCTCTGGAAACCCGAGCAGCGGCTTGGGATGAGGCCGAACGTGCCAAATACATGGCAAG GTTCAAACGGGAAGAAGTGAAGATTCAAGCATGGGAAAATCATCAGAAGAGGAAAGCCGAAATGCAGATGAGGAAAGTCGAG GTGAAAGCCGAGAGGCTGAAGTCTCGAGCACAGGAGAAGTGCACAAACAAGTTGGCAGCAACTCGAAGGATAGCGGAGGAGAAACGTGCCAATGCTGAGGCAGATTTGAACGAGAAGGCCGTGAAGACTTCTCAACGGGCGGACTATATAAGGAGGACGGGACATCTCCCGTCTTCGTTCTCGTTCACGTTCAAGCTGCCTTCGTTGTGCTGGTAG